A portion of the Manihot esculenta cultivar AM560-2 chromosome 2, M.esculenta_v8, whole genome shotgun sequence genome contains these proteins:
- the LOC110608631 gene encoding calcium-dependent protein kinase 17, translating to MGSCCSRGDSGDAPENEKGDQAEGSNNPDDAPNENSTTPPPKNVPPPSPAAAGKTAPIGPVLGRPMEDIKSVYTMGKELGRGQFGVTHLCTLKATGEQFACKTIAKRKLVNKEDVDDVKREVQIMHHLTGQPNIVELKGAYEDKQSVHLVMELCAGGELFDRIIAKGHYTERAAASLLRTIVQIIHTCHSMGVIHRDLKPENFLLLNKNEDAPLKATDFGLSVFYKPGEVFKDIVGSAYYIAPEVLKRKYGPEADIWSVGVMLYILLSGVPPFWAESEHGIFNSILRGHVDFASDPWPSISPQAKDLVRKMLNSDPKQRLTAIQVLSHPWIKEDGEAPDTPLDNAVLSRLKQFKAMNNFKKVALRVIAGCLSEEEIMGLKEMFKGMDTDNSGTITLEELKQGLAKQGTKLSEYEVKQLMEAADADGNGIIDYDEFITATMHMNRMDREEHLYTAFQHFDKDNSG from the exons ATGGGCAGTTGTTGCTCTCGTGGGGATTCAGGGGATGCTCCAGAAAATGAAAAGGGAGATCAAGCAGAAGGCTCTAATAATCCAGACGATGCTCCCAATGAAAACTCCACCACCCCACCACCTAAAAATGTTCCTCCTCCTTCTCCGGCAGCAGCAGGAAAAACTGCTCCTATTGGACCTGTCTTAGGTCGGCCAATGGAGGACATAAAATCAGTTTACACCATGGGTAAAGAACTCGGCAGGGGCCAGTTCGGTGTGACCCATCTGTGCACGCTCAAGGCCACAGGCGAGCAATTTGCATGCAAGACAATAGCCAAAAGGAAGCTAGTGAATAAGGAAGATGTGGACGACGTTAAGAGGGAGGTTCAGATAATGCACCATCTGACTGGCCAGCCAAATATCGTTGAACTCAAGGGAGCATATGAAGATAAGCAATCTGTGCATTTGGTTATGGAGTTGTGCGCCGGCGGAGAGCTTTTCGATCGGATCATTGCTAAGGGTCATTACACCGAACGTGCAGCTGCTTCTTTGCTTAGGACGATTGTTCAGATTATTCATACTTGCCATTCTATGGGTGTCATCCACAGAGACCTCAAGCCTGAGAATTTTCTTTTGCTTAATAAGAATGAAGATGCGCCTCTCAAGGCTACAGATTTTGGCCTCTCCGTCTTTTATAAGCCAG GAGAGGTATTCAAGGACATTGTTGGCAGTGCATATTACATAGCACCTGAAGTGTTGAAGAGGAAATATGGACCAGAAGCCGACATCTGGAGTGTCGGGGTCATGTTATATATTCTTCTGAGTGGTGTTCCACCATTTTGGGCTG AATCTGAACATGGAatcttcaattcaattttacGTGGCCATGTTGATTTTGCAAGTGATCCATGGCCTTCAATTTCACCTCAAGCTAAAGATCTTGTCAGGAAAATGCTAAATTCAGACCCCAAACAGAGGCTGACAGCCATTCAGGTTCTAA GTCAtccatggatcaaagaggatgGAGaagctcctgatactcctcttGACAATGCAGTATTGAGTAGGCTCAAACAATTCAAAGCAATGAATAATTTCAAGAAAGTTGCTCTAAGG GTTATTGCTGGCTGTCTATCTGAGGAAGAAATTATGGGATTGAAGGAGATGTTCAAGGGAATGGACACTGACAACAGTGGCACTATAACACTTGAAGAGCTGAAGCAAGGACTTGCCAAGCAAGGGACAAAGCTATCTGAATATGAAGTGAAACAACTCATGGAAGCT GCTGATGCAGACGGTAATGGAATAATAGACTATGATGAGTTCATCACAGCAACAATGCATATGAACAGAATGGATAGAGAAGAACATCTTTACACAGCCTTCCAGCATTTTGATAAAGATAACAGCGGGTAA